The following coding sequences are from one Liolophura sinensis isolate JHLJ2023 chromosome 12, CUHK_Ljap_v2, whole genome shotgun sequence window:
- the LOC135479404 gene encoding coiled-coil domain-containing protein 160 homolog isoform X1: MCEIVVKVEGKAMSEEEENPNAHWVESLFPPAYGVTLNEVLEGRMPDDEEHESRRVQRVSAYNPEAIQNVYEKVRMTMALGKEIKKQNQQSSKGTRDVSQSSNNRSPEQGTTDRMEKHVDLSHSCIWDTEEISVLRKVYKAAKEEITQLKVRIHEIEDRNKKLEQRAVTLETQLQDKTSKHTEAKKANRRLKIHCDTLQEEVGKATAKVKMLHEMYEEAKKERARYMMEAHEARVDLDKERLKRKALQVQFSSQNQKFAVDKVLAEENIRLSYEQEMANLQKRLETVSTDLECERNQHSVTKKGLEQLQKHFSSLPYQAGGFPNAVSKDEIKRFQY, from the exons ATGT gtGAGATTGTAGTCAAAGTAGAAGGGAAAGCAATGTCTGAAGAAGAGGAGAACCCTAATGCCCACTGGGTTGAGTCACTCTTTCCTCCTGCTTATGGAGTGACACTGAACGAGGTCTTGGAGGGGAGAATGCCAGATGATGAGGAGCATGAATCCAGGAGGGTTCAGAGGGTGTCTGCTTACAATCCTGAAGCTATTCAAAATGTCTATGAAAAGGTCCGCATGACTATGGCTCTCGGGAAAGAgattaagaaacaaaatcagCAGTCAAGTAAAG GAACTAGAGATGTTTCACAATCCAGTAACAACCGGTCTCCAGAACAAGGCACCACGGACAGAATGGAGAAGCATGTTGATCTGAGTCATTCTTGTATTTGGGACACAGAGGAGATATCTGTGCTACGCAAAGTGTACAAGGCAGCCAAAGAGGAAATAACTCAGTTAAAAGTCAGGATTCATGAAATAGAGGATAGAAATAAGAAGCTGGAGCAAAGGGCAGTAACTCTTGAGACTCAACTTCAGGACAAGACATCCAAGCACACCGAGGCCAAGAAGGCAAATCGCCGACTGAAAATTCACTGTGATACGCTTCAGGAAGAAGTGGGAAAAGCTACAGCCAAAGTTAAAATGCTTCATGAAATGTACGAAGAAGCTAAAAAGGAAAGGGCTCGTTATATGATGGAAGCTCATGAGGCCCGGGTGGATCTGGACAAGGAAAGGCTGAAGAGAAAGGCTTTACAGGTGCAGTTCAGTAGTCAGAATCAGAAATTTGCTGTAGATAAAGTCCTGGCAGAAGAAAACATCAGGCTATCTTATGAACAAGAAATGGCCAATTTACAAAAAAGACTGGAAACTGTCTCCACTGATTTGGAATGTGAAAGAAACCAACATTCTGTGACCAAGAAAGGACTGGAGCAATTACAGAAACATTTTTCCTCTTTACCTTATCAGGCAGGAGGCTTTCCTAATGCTGTAAGCAAGGACGAGATCAAACGATTTCAGTATTAG
- the LOC135479404 gene encoding coiled-coil domain-containing protein 160 homolog isoform X2, translated as MSEEEENPNAHWVESLFPPAYGVTLNEVLEGRMPDDEEHESRRVQRVSAYNPEAIQNVYEKVRMTMALGKEIKKQNQQSSKGTRDVSQSSNNRSPEQGTTDRMEKHVDLSHSCIWDTEEISVLRKVYKAAKEEITQLKVRIHEIEDRNKKLEQRAVTLETQLQDKTSKHTEAKKANRRLKIHCDTLQEEVGKATAKVKMLHEMYEEAKKERARYMMEAHEARVDLDKERLKRKALQVQFSSQNQKFAVDKVLAEENIRLSYEQEMANLQKRLETVSTDLECERNQHSVTKKGLEQLQKHFSSLPYQAGGFPNAVSKDEIKRFQY; from the exons ATGTCTGAAGAAGAGGAGAACCCTAATGCCCACTGGGTTGAGTCACTCTTTCCTCCTGCTTATGGAGTGACACTGAACGAGGTCTTGGAGGGGAGAATGCCAGATGATGAGGAGCATGAATCCAGGAGGGTTCAGAGGGTGTCTGCTTACAATCCTGAAGCTATTCAAAATGTCTATGAAAAGGTCCGCATGACTATGGCTCTCGGGAAAGAgattaagaaacaaaatcagCAGTCAAGTAAAG GAACTAGAGATGTTTCACAATCCAGTAACAACCGGTCTCCAGAACAAGGCACCACGGACAGAATGGAGAAGCATGTTGATCTGAGTCATTCTTGTATTTGGGACACAGAGGAGATATCTGTGCTACGCAAAGTGTACAAGGCAGCCAAAGAGGAAATAACTCAGTTAAAAGTCAGGATTCATGAAATAGAGGATAGAAATAAGAAGCTGGAGCAAAGGGCAGTAACTCTTGAGACTCAACTTCAGGACAAGACATCCAAGCACACCGAGGCCAAGAAGGCAAATCGCCGACTGAAAATTCACTGTGATACGCTTCAGGAAGAAGTGGGAAAAGCTACAGCCAAAGTTAAAATGCTTCATGAAATGTACGAAGAAGCTAAAAAGGAAAGGGCTCGTTATATGATGGAAGCTCATGAGGCCCGGGTGGATCTGGACAAGGAAAGGCTGAAGAGAAAGGCTTTACAGGTGCAGTTCAGTAGTCAGAATCAGAAATTTGCTGTAGATAAAGTCCTGGCAGAAGAAAACATCAGGCTATCTTATGAACAAGAAATGGCCAATTTACAAAAAAGACTGGAAACTGTCTCCACTGATTTGGAATGTGAAAGAAACCAACATTCTGTGACCAAGAAAGGACTGGAGCAATTACAGAAACATTTTTCCTCTTTACCTTATCAGGCAGGAGGCTTTCCTAATGCTGTAAGCAAGGACGAGATCAAACGATTTCAGTATTAG